The Bacteroidota bacterium genome includes the window AATAAAACAGGGATAATCTGAAATTTTTTACTGCGAATGTGGCTCCTATTCCGCGAAGGAAAGAGTTCTCATCACTGGAAGTATATTTGCTGATCCCTTCTGATCTTTTGCTTATGCCATAAATATCTGCAGATTTGCCCAATGATAATCCCGGCCAGAGAATCAGCCCCTGACCAAATTCTGCTTTATAATCTCCGATGCATAGGGATTTGATGAACCCGGTATTCTTTAACTGAAGGTGAGCCGAGTAAAAGTCAAAACCTTTTTTATTGTTTCCTTTGAAAAATTGCTCCCCCGGATCTTTTTCTGCCGTAAATCCTGCATAGATATGGTCTGATGCATTAAACCGGTATTGGATATACATCTGCCAGGGATTTCCCAGATACATGGAATTGGAATTCTCTTTTAATTCGGAGTCGGATAACCTGGAATAACCTTGTTGGTGCTCAAGTATGCGCATGGTTTTGAAGCAAAGCTGCTGGCCGGGATTTTTAATCATTTCCCTAAAGGAAGCAACGTTTACTTTGCCGACTGGCGCGACAACAATATAGGGTTTTAGTTTTTCAGTCAGGCCGGCTGTAAATCCGTAAACATATTGCAGTTCGTTTATGGATAAAAGGTTCCCGTGTTCTTTTATGTAATCTTGCAGGCTTTTAATTTGAAAGTCGGTGAGAAACCCGAATTTCTCAAGGTCTTCGGTTGTAGCAGCATTCAGGTTCAGGGGATGGTCAATAAAATAGTCCATATCCTGGGTATATTCTGAAAGGTCTGCGTTTTCATCACTGTTTTCAACTGCTTCTTCCAGGTATTCTTCTGCAACATCCTGATTGTCGACCTCAGTCTTCTGCCCTTGAACGGACTGAATCAGAATACTTAAAATGATTAGTAATATTATCCT containing:
- a CDS encoding helix-hairpin-helix domain-containing protein translates to MEKSRIILLIILSILIQSVQGQKTEVDNQDVAEEYLEEAVENSDENADLSEYTQDMDYFIDHPLNLNAATTEDLEKFGFLTDFQIKSLQDYIKEHGNLLSINELQYVYGFTAGLTEKLKPYIVVAPVGKVNVASFREMIKNPGQQLCFKTMRILEHQQGYSRLSDSELKENSNSMYLGNPWQMYIQYRFNASDHIYAGFTAEKDPGEQFFKGNNKKGFDFYSAHLQLKNTGFIKSLCIGDYKAEFGQGLILWPGLSLGKSADIYGISKRSEGISKYTSSDENSFLRGIGATFAVKNFRLSLFY